Proteins from one Apis cerana isolate GH-2021 linkage group LG11, AcerK_1.0, whole genome shotgun sequence genomic window:
- the LOC107995062 gene encoding vitamin K epoxide reductase complex subunit 1-like protein 1 isoform X1 — protein sequence MSVKNYNRNLAKTMRKLNVGIITTCIVGFAVSYYAYSIEVAKENDNLYEAMCDISEHVSCTKAFFSEYGKGFGIIPKTSLLYIPNPIYGLIFYTLVAILSVSNRYVTSILVVTLGIFANIGTIFLALILYKLNNICVVCVTIYILNAILLIFAIKKHRRLFRNGINQQIKSN from the exons atgtctgtaaaaaattataacagaaACCTTGCAAAAACTATGCGGAAATTAAACGTCGGAATTATCACAACATGTATCGTAGGTTTTGCTGTTTCTTATTACGCATACTCTATAGAAGTTGCAAaggaaaatgataatttatacgaAGCAATGTGCGATATTAGCGAGCACGTTAGTTGCACGAAAGCATTTTTCTCTGA ATATGGAAAAGGTTTTGGAATAATTCCAAAAAcatctcttttatatataccaAATCCTATATacggattaatattttatactttagtCGCAATACTGA gTGTATCAAATCGATATGTTACATCAATTTTGGTTGTAACATTaggaatttttgcaaatatcggTACAATTTTTCTAGCTttgattttatacaaattaaataatatttgtgtgGTCTGTGttactatttatatcttaaatgcCATTCTCTTAATATTTGCGATTAAGAAACATCGaagattatttcgaaatgGTATAAATCAACagataaaatcgaattaa
- the LOC107995062 gene encoding SUMO-conjugating enzyme UBC9-B isoform X2, with amino-acid sequence MSGIAIARLAEERKAWRKDHPFGFVARPVKNQDGSLNLMNWECAIPGKKSTPWEGGLYKLRMIFKDDYPSSPPKCKFEPPLFHPNVYPSGTVCLSLLDEEKDWRPAITIKQILLGIQDLLNEPNVKDPAQAEAYTIYCQNRLEYEKRVRAQARAMAPQE; translated from the exons TGGAGGAAAGATCATCCTTTC ggATTTGTAGCACGACCTGTTAAAAATCAAGATGGATCTCTTAACTTGATGAATTGGGAATGTGCCATACCAGGAAAAAAATCT ACACCATGGGAAGGTGGATTGTATAAACTACgtatgatttttaaagatgATTATCCCTCCAGTCCACcaaaatgtaaatttgaaCCTCCTTTATTTCACCCAAATGTCTATCCTTCAGGAACAGTATGTTTATCACTCTTAGATGAAGAGAAAGATTGGAGACCTGCCATtacaattaaacaaattctaCTTGGTAtacaagatttattaaatgaaccTAATGTCAAAGATCCAGCTCAAGCAGAagcatatacaatatattg TCAAAATCGCTTGGAATATGAAAAGCGTGTGAGAGCTCAAGCCAGAGCAATGGCTCCGCAggagtaa